GCAACCTCTCGATCTTCATCTCCGATCCGCAGAGAGTACATTCTTTTTTCGTAGATCATCATGTCGTCCTATTTCGAAAGGCAGGCAAATGCTTTCAAGGGGACCCTCTCAGCAGCCGCGACAAAGATCTCAAATCCATCAACAAACAAGGCTTCATCTCTCGCCGTCCCTTCGCTTGCTCCTCCCTCACCATCTCCTTCAGCAGCCTCCGATCCAAATACTCCTACTTCCAAGCGAAAACGAGATGCTGGCCCCGAGGTGCCCTACTCTCAGCCGCAACTCACAGGCTATGGTGCTGGGGTCAAGACGCAAATGACCTATGCTGTCGATTACCTAAAAAAGAAGGGCGACGCAAAGACCATCACGGATATTATCGACCATCTGAGTTTGCGGAATTTTGACGATGAGCACAAGCGACAACTTGCTGAAGGTTTGCGAGGGCACCCTCGTGTAGAGTGGAAGCCTGATGCAAACCTGAGCGAACAGACCTGGAAGACTGGCACTTATGTCCACCGACCTATCATTCCCGGAGTCAAGGACTCAACCAGCCTTCtcgctcatcttcaagccaaGACAGACGCTTCAGGTGTGTCAGTGAAGGATCTCAAGGACGGCTGGCCCGACTGCGAAGACACAATATCAGCCCTCGAGCGTCAGCACAAAATCTTGGTGGTGCGTACCAAAAAGGATAACATCCCGCGATACGTTTGGCCCAACGATCCCTCGCTGCATCACGAGGTCCAGCCAGAGTTCCAGAGCATGTGGCAGCGTGTGCAACTACCACCCCTCGAGGAGATGCACCGTAAGCTTACGAGCGTCGGTCAAAAGCCTACAAGCGAGGATCCTCGCAAGGCGAAGGATGGACTGGCcaacaagcccaaggctCAGAAACGTCGCAAGGGCAACAGGATCGGCAAGGCTACCAACGTGCACATGGCGCATCTCATGCAAGACTACAGTGGCATGCGACGATAGGGAACGCGTGTATCATAATTGTTTTCATTTCAGGGCGTTAGGGTGATGAGCTCGTGACTCAAGGGACGAACGAAACATTTGATTTGGTTTGATTTTTATTTGGCGTTTGGCGATAAAGGACCCCATTGAGATTATGGTCAAACAAAAAAGACAAAGGGCATTATGAGACGGGCATAGTCGGGTAGACCTAGGGAACAAGGCAGCGGCATGTTTTGAATTATTCAATCAACAGCATTGTTCAATATACAAAACTCCAGTCGCCATTTGCCGTAGTACGTGACAAGCCTTTAATCCCAATTGTGTATCTCTCACTTTCCATGCCCTTTGTCCCCACATTGATTTGTCTTTACCTGTTCTCCCGCCGTATCTTGTCAAACAGGCTCTCAAAGATGTCTGACTCTTGATACCCCCCAACTCGATACTTCTTCTGGACCGTAACGCAAGGCACGGCTTCTACACCCGCTATGGCAGCAGTTCTGACCTCGTCCTCGAGCGTTTTTCCCAGACCAGGCCCTAGAAGCGCGGCTCTCATATCAGAATCTTCGAGTTTGGCCTCTGTTCGGCCTACGTGCATCAACCAGGCTTCGTCGGCAATGTCAGCCCCATTTTCGAAGTGACCACGGAACAGAGCGTCAAGAAACGCAGACTGGACATTTGCTCCGCGAGTTTCAAGGGTCAAGGCCACAAGTCGATGGGCAGGCTGTGAAGGCCCTGTCTTGCCAGTCACGGAGAATTCGATGCCGTAACGAGCACCGGCTGTTTGGAGTCGAGAAGTGAAAAGACGAAGCTTCTCTGGGGACATGAGCTTTTCATAGAGAGCACGCTTGTCACCTAGGAAGGGTTAGAATAACAGCGAGATGTAGAGGCAGGGTAGAATTACCTCTTCGTAGCGTGGGGTACAGCAGAAAGGGCTTCCATGTGACATCGAATTCAACTTCTGGGTGGAGTGCTTGATATCGTTCCATGGCATCCTCGAGAGTCTTTTTCTGGAGAAAGCACCACGGACATAGAATGTCTCCATGGATGACGATGTCAATAAGCATGGTTGAAAGTGAAGAGGGAGTGCTAGAAAAGAAAACGGAAGAATCTCTGTTTGTAGAGCGTTCAAGTAGTCAGGGCGTATAAGTAAAGATGGACGCCAACACCAAAAGTTAAAAACCGTTGAATACCGTCACACTTTAATTAGTGAGAAAGCCCTTGTCGATCTGCAAAGCAAGCAACCcaagatacttatatatatgaACGGAGCACTTCCTCCCCGTCCGTCCTGTATTATGAAATCTCACATTTTGCCCTCCAGGGACCAGGGCTTTAGCCAAACATCTTCCATCCAAGCCCTCTCGTACATGATGAAACTCCAGCTCAGCCGGCGTCAGGGCTGCCCGATTGGCAGATCCAGGCATCTATGCCGCCCCTCGTGGCCTGTCGTTGAATATTGAATATGTCTGCGATGAATAATCAGAAAATCGCCGTTCTGCGGGGGTCTAGTCTGCACTACCGGGAATTAGGCAGGGGGGAGAGGCTTTCTCGCTTTTTCGCTTTTTATTGtgtttgtttcttttcttatttcaAAATGGCGTGGTTTCAGCTTCTTAGCTGAAATTTATGGTCTTAGAAAAGTCTAGACCGGTCGCTGGGCTTGACAGTCGCGTGCTCGTGGAGGCTTTGTTCTACGTGATAGACGTCATGGAGGTTTTTGGGCCTGACAGCACGGATTAAGACGAGGGGTGACTTGTCGATCTCTCTGGGCAGTGAAACGCCAGATGTTTATCCATGCGGCTCAATTGAGAGGTACATATCAGTTGGCAATAATTGCCGAAGGACATCGGCCGCGGCTGACCGATATATCAACCGATAGCTGATGTTCTGGTTCTAGAGCATGTCTATGTGTGGGTGTCACAACATAGACTAGTCATATGCGGGCTGATATTCGGGTTTGTTGAGTGTAGTAATATATTCATCGCATCAGAAAGCAAGTCTATGTTGGTTGCCAGTCCCCGAGTCCAAGTCTACATAGTAATACACAAACATGCCAGCGTCTTGTGCTTCCCATAATGCCTGTTGTCTTTGCCTCTGATATGctcagaagagaaagaagaaaaaacaagCAAATGTTCCAGTGTAACTCCCGTCCTATGTTTGCGTTATGCAGACAAATGCAATGTCCTGTCCGTCGTTCATCACATTGCCCATCCGCCAGTCTATTTGATACTagaacaaagaaaacgaAAAAGCATCCATAATGTACGAGAGATGGGGGAATCGATAAAGCATGAAAAACACGAAACAGTGCAGAAATCAACGTTCAGAGCATGCTCCATCTAGGAGCGAGCCCGCCTATTAGACGGGAGAGTGATGTGTGTTGTGGGGGGGGTTGATATTAGACCAAGACATGCACACAACTTGTCGTCAGCTGTGGCAAGCTCAGGTGAAGGGGTATGAGTATGGGAATCCAGTCCAGAAGGAATTAACGCCGCCATAATCTTCGTGCCCGACTCGGGCACAGCTTGAATAATACAGGGTATCAGTGAGCTCACTCCTGATCATCACAAGAAAGACGACCTTGAGCATTGCTCAAGCTCAGAATCTGGCAATATGTCTGACTAAGCCATGTGTACCAGTCCAGGTTCAGTGCTCTGGGGTCGGCGCATGTGCGCAGCGGCACTGTAATACATTTGATTCATGGCTTGGTTGGCAGGATACGCATCCGCGGGGTCAGGGTAAACATAGCTGGCGTTGTTCTGCGAGGGCGACGCCATGTGCGAGGGAGACTGCCAGCCAACATTGGTCATGTGAGGGCTTCCACCATTGCTGCTGGGCGTACCCTGGCTGTTATCCAGGTTAGGCTCCAGAGTAGGAGGAGGGCCATAGCTAGTGGGATGCGAGGTAGGTCGCATCATATTGAAACCGCCAGACGAGGTGGAGGTAGGGCTGCCAACACGCATGTGCATGGGCAGAGAACCATTCTGTGACAGGTACTGAAAGTCACCAGGGTGACGGGGGATGCTGTTGTTACCAGACAGATCGACACTGGGCGACATAGACATAGTTCGCTGACTAGGAGAAGGAGTCGTCAAGGGCGAGCCGTGGTTAGACATGTGGTCGCTTTCAGACCGAGTCTGTGACAAGCCCTTCGACTTGGACGCAGCAAGAGCGGCAGCGGTCGCAGCGGCAGCCTCCTCGATAGTACCGCTGTGGTGGTTCTGATGGCGGGTGAGGGTGGTGCGGCGAGTGAATGTCTTCTGACAATCAGCGTAGGGACATTTGTAGGGACGCTTCCCAGAATGAGTCCTGCGGTGTCGGGCCAGGGAGCTGCTGTCACTGAAGGGCTGTATTTGGTCAGCGACTGTCACAAATACCAGAGTTTTGGGTACTAACCTTTGCGCAAGTCTCGCAGTGGTGAGGCTTCTCTCCAGTATGCACGCGCTGATGCACAGTCAAGGCAGATCTTTGAATAAATTGCTTTCCACATTGGGGCCAGTCGCAAACATGGGGTCGAACTCCGCTGTGAATGCGCTCTGGGACACATTAGCATTGCCAGTCAGTCTCTCAGCATTCATGTTCACTTACCGTGGCGAGCAAGATCACTGCGTCGAGCGAATCCCTTGCCACAGGTACTGCAAGGATAGGCCTTGATGGGCTGCTGGGGAGGGGGCGGGGGTTGTTGAGGCATCTGTTGCATGTGCATGTGAGGCATGCCTCCCATGTTGGGCATCTCGGGATAGCCTTGCATTGTCATGGCGGCGGACATAGGGTTCGGCATATGCATCGGCGCTTGCATCGTGGATGGCGATGGGTAGGCTCGGGCGATGCTGTGAGGGTTGGAGTATTGCGAGTGCTCAGAGCCGTGAGGAGAGGCTGATCGCTCCATACCGGATTCGTGCTTAACGAAGGCGTGTTGGTATTGTTGGTGATCGAGGAGACCGGAAGTAAGTTGTTGCATTTGACCTTTGTTATTGAGCATGTTGGTGATGTCCATAACCTCCGTAGGAGCTGGTGA
The window above is part of the Fusarium musae strain F31 chromosome 6, whole genome shotgun sequence genome. Proteins encoded here:
- a CDS encoding hypothetical protein (EggNog:ENOG41); amino-acid sequence: MSGMRSPAPTEVMDITNMLNNKGQMQQLTSGLLDHQQYQHAFVKHESGMERSASPHGSEHSQYSNPHSIARAYPSPSTMQAPMHMPNPMSAAMTMQGYPEMPNMGGMPHMHMQQMPQQPPPPPQQPIKAYPCSTCGKGFARRSDLARHERIHSGVRPHVCDWPQCGKQFIQRSALTVHQRVHTGEKPHHCETCAKPFSDSSSLARHRRTHSGKRPYKCPYADCQKTFTRRTTLTRHQNHHSGTIEEAAAATAAALAASKSKGLSQTRSESDHMSNHGSPLTTPSPSQRTMSMSPSVDLSGNNSIPRHPGDFQYLSQNGSLPMHMRVGSPTSTSSGGFNMMRPTSHPTSYGPPPTLEPNLDNSQGTPSSNGGSPHMTNVGWQSPSHMASPSQNNASYVYPDPADAYPANQAMNQMYYSAAAHMRRPQSTEPGLVHMA
- a CDS encoding hypothetical protein (BUSCO:EOG09264CND), producing the protein MSSYFERQANAFKGTLSAAATKISNPSTNKASSLAVPSLAPPSPSPSAASDPNTPTSKRKRDAGPEVPYSQPQLTGYGAGVKTQMTYAVDYLKKKGDAKTITDIIDHLSLRNFDDEHKRQLAEGLRGHPRVEWKPDANLSEQTWKTGTYVHRPIIPGVKDSTSLLAHLQAKTDASGVSVKDLKDGWPDCEDTISALERQHKILVVRTKKDNIPRYVWPNDPSLHHEVQPEFQSMWQRVQLPPLEEMHRKLTSVGQKPTSEDPRKAKDGLANKPKAQKRRKGNRIGKATNVHMAHLMQDYSGMRR